The Nomia melanderi isolate GNS246 chromosome 3, iyNomMela1, whole genome shotgun sequence genomic interval TCGGCATAAACCTgtctttaacattagaactaccgaggatttaatacgattcgtatgtaatctctataaaaattgtaacaatatattattttcagtttcttcagacactcattataatattcaagtgaaactatttattttcaaaatcgtttcgaatatccaatgtttttaagatattaacaATTGCGAAACCGGAAAACGGAAATGAGTAattttaactggtacggtagttctagtgttaattttgcCCGCTCAGATCGAatctgtttaacacgttaaatgccacgaaaatcttgaccatttaTCTATACAGTTATTCTTTTTAGCAAAGAAAGGTAGCAACGATTATTCACTATTTGGCTTTACAACCTTTGTATGTTAATTCGCCATCGATTATCTTGCATTACGATTGTTTttaagtaattcagaagcgtcagtcatcgatgactgacatagcatttaacgtgttagAAAGCAATCCGCGTCGCGTAGGTACGGTGAATCGCCAAGAGTCAAAGGTTGATGGAAATAAGAAGATCCGCGCGAAAGGTCTCGAGCCGTTCGCAGCTCGTCTTCCAACGAGTTCGGATTTACGGATGGATCAAAGAGCCCGTGCGACGAGGTTTCGCCGGAAAAACTAGTATTTAACTAGAAATTCGCCATCGTCTCGCCGGGCTTCTTTGGGAGACATATCGCGTAAGTATAAGCTACTTAAAAAAATGTGGTCTTCTCGTTCGGTTTTACGAGGATTATTACGTGGCGGGCCGCAAGGCGACCGAGCTCCGTCGGGGAGAACTTGTTAAGGGAGCGGAGGACTAGGGACCTACGGAACGCAATCGAGGACGGTAGCGTTAATCAATCTTCTCCGGCTGATAAGATGAATCGTGCCGGAGGACAGGCTTGGGCGTGGCGATTAATTAGGGGCCATACAGTTACCGCGAGCGTATCCTTGCTCGTCCTTTTATCGGCGGGAAGCATTTGTACCTTTCGAGGCTTCTGTTGAGCTCCTTCCCGCTTATCGAGATCGATCGGCTCGCGCGCCCCGGATATTCGCGCTTCTCGCAGATTGGATTTCTTCGAATTCGAGTTCTTTCTACTTAGGGCACGTccacggcagagcagcgatgcTCGATCAGAACGCCGATTTTATCGGACCGTGGAAATACGTGCTTTTGTTTTACCGTTCAAGCGTTTGCCTTGAATCGCCGCGGTACAGCTGCGGTTGCTAATTGACGCGTGACATGTAACATTCGCGTTCGCGACACGCTTTCTTCAGTTTCATCACTCATTGGTcaaggtttaacactagatctacggaTGCTTATTCTACGCTTTGtcctattgttcttagaaaactgtTCGTCTATGTAAGTCGCGGAAATTGTAGCGCCAAAACTAGAACATTGCAATGCGTGCTCGCAtaatgaatcaaaatcgacttgaaCTATCTCTGaataatgtttaacacgttaatgccatgtcaccgatgactgacgcttctgagttACTTGAGAACAACCGTAACGtgcaagataatcgatgtcgaattaaaatgtttaataacgtaactaagttgataatagcataatgcaaagattgtacgccaaatagtgaataattgttgctactttcctttgctaaaaaggataactgtacagaaaaatggtcaagCCTTTCGTAGTGCTCTACCTGTTAAACGAATCATAGATCTACCGTTAAACAACCGAAACCACGCGATTGTAATACTTCGCTGTAAATGCATCGAAGAAAAATACTTCATATCACTCTATTCCGAATTCTCTTCTATCGTCCTACTGCAAGTGCATTTTTAATCATTGAGCCACCTTAACTAATTCCCACGTTCCTCGCAATGTACTAAACGATGAAGACATAAACGACAAAGAAATTCGATCCAGGGCGTCGTCATTATTTCAAGATTTCTACCCGAGAACTCGGCTACCTAGCCACATGCGCGGAAAGTTCCGTCGAGCGGCAATAAGGCCGACGGAACGTTCGCCCGGCGTGGTCCCGCGTCATTTTTCTTCCTGCGTCTTATTCATTCGTAGCCTCTGGCGCGAAACGCCCCCGCAATCGTCGATTTACGACAATCCAGGCTCTGCCCGGACCCGACCACGTATCCCCAGCCTCGGCCACCATCGATCCTTTGTTTCACACGGGAAGAGAACGCTAGCCTCGGAGTTCATAGGCGTCGACGGGCAACGCCAGACCGTTCTGCCGATGAACCGGAGCCAATTTCATCGTCGTTCGTCACGCCACCCTTTTCGGGGGCCGTCGCCGGGAGACGGAAACGTGTAACGCGCGTCCGTTCTTCGTCTGGCCGATGAGGACAGCGCGCTATCGATGTCACTAGCCGGCGAACCATTTGTCTCGTCATCGTTCGCTCGAAGAAAATCTGTGATGGATCATCCGCGCCAGGGTTTAGATTGATCGCGCGCCGATCCTTCGCAATACAGGCGGGTCTTATTCGATTAGAACTCGTCTCGCTCTtatcttttctttattatttcacttCATTGCTTGTGTTCTGCTCGGAAAGGAAACGTTCGACGGAGATTTCGGTACCGAGCTGCGGTGGATCGAATTGATCGTTTAACATTTAGCTAGGTTCAACGCCTgcttgtttcaacaattttttctgaaTTTACTTATAgtgtcacaattgtaccatttaacaggttgactgccacgaggattctgagtattttatataatattacttgttcTTCCGTAATGAAGGTAAATACTACTGGAATTGGTTATTAATAGTTTGATGTCATAGTTCTCGTGGTATGGTGTTATTTGGTTACtcgtgttattgaatattttgattccaCATTAATTTCGTATAATTGTCTTCAAACACTTTAGTAGCTCCGGTCATCCATGACCACTgtggcgatcaacgtgttaacctttttcATTCCGAATGTCTTTTGCGTTTTTTTCTCGATGACTCTGTATTACTAcggtatttcatttaaaatacatttgcaAAAAATAGTTAGCTTCTAGAGAgcgtaaacgattcttcttactgatactattgaaaataacataatataatttatttcaaaaatatcttgacaaagaatcatatctgcgaataaaactgatgtgCTACCACTAAAGGTACCATTTCAGTGGCTCCCAAGTATTCTTAAATAAACAAACAGTGCGTCGCATGAACCCCTTGACAATATCGtctcagactcgtggcgaagaattcaaatggaatttaacaaatataaatatcacttaactcttccaagtccgaattaaatattatttttccattatgaATTGTAATGCTTCTAAGTAAACTTAGCCATAGAATAGttgtagaattttcctctttttctaatgaataataaaatacctcTGTTGCGCGCatttgggaaagaaatcatagagcaaggagttaagctgtaattaaatgaaataacgtCGAACCTCAAAGTGATAAGTCAGAAGCACTTCGAACAAAAGGATTGACAGTGTAATATCACGAAGAGAGTCGCAATTATATAATTCGCGGATTTCTAATGAGTCCAAGGGCGTATTTCCGCGCGATAATATGGACGTTCGCAGATGGAAATAAGAATGGACTCGATTTCTTCTAGCACAGGAAAGTCTGGTTAATTTAAGACGCGACGAGATCACGACGTTTTCATAATACAGTGCTCCCCTGCGATTGCGACTCGGTCGCCGCAGAATCTCTTATCCTACGAACCGAGGGGTTCTCCACAGCACGGAAGACATGCGATGGTAATGCAACACTCGCATCGTTGCTGGGCTCGCCGCATCTCGGTTAGCatgcaattattatttacattacggGCGTTTCCTGTGTATATAAGGCGGGATAAGGAAGAGGACGATGTATTACGCCGCTGTGTATTATTCGTTACGCGTAATGTGCTGTGTATCGTTCTATTATGCGCTTCACGCGATGTGATACCTGCGTAATatattatgtagctttatatcaTAGGATATCCACGGCGCACCTTCGTATCACACAGTTCATATAATACGCATTTATAGTACGCATATGCTTACGCATTTCATCAAAAATCCTGACGACAATGTTCTGTTAATTCCGGGACAATTAGGCGAGATTAATGCGCGAGGAATTCAGCGTAAACAGCGACGCGATAAATTGCAGTTTCATCGTCGTTCATTCGGCAAGTAATATGGAAATGCACACTTTACAATATGGATTCCTATGAATCTTTTAGTATTACCCTTAACGCTACTCGCACATGcgaattaatgtaaatttatcgCGCGCGTGCTTCACTGTAACTTAAATATAGCGTTACGTGAAACGCGCAACGCGTGACAAAACGCGTACATACATATAAAAGAGATGTATGTAAAagggaaaataatgtttcatgaaAACCAAGGTTTGTAAGACTCCTATTTCGCTATTCCACGTTCGACGCACCAGAAAACGTTATAACATTGAACAAATTCGTAATTTGTTTATCGCGTAAAAGAAAATGTGGCAATACGCACTCGTTCTATCGCATCGAAATCTTTCGCGATAGAAACAGTGAATCGCGCGAGATCGATGACGAGAGATGAAGCTTCATCTTAGGATGAAGCGCAGATAGTTGACGTCGCTTCAGCGCGGAGTCCTCTTTTTCCGTCGCCTCTCTTTGCCAAGACAAAGGGGGCTGAGCGCGATGCGGAATATGCAACGACGAGTTACCGGCGCACAGGACAAATCGAGGTTGTCAGCAACGGGACCCAGCTGTAATAACGTTTCGCAGACCGGGGTAACTTTGGACGAGGCAAGCTTCGCACGAATTCGGTTCCGCGAGTTTTAATCGAGTCAAGCTCGCCGGGAAGTTCGAGCCGATTCGAGCCGCCGTGTCGCGTCGCCGGTTGAAAAGCTCGAAAGTTGTCAAACACCTTAACAGTTCTCCGACAGAGCGGCTGCCGGTAAACGTTTAAATTCCCGGAGACCTCTGAAACCGCGCGGGAGTCCCAAGACCTCGTCGGGATCTTCGATACCCGCTTCGAAGGATCCCGGCGACAGATCTCGAGCTCACGGCCATGCGGTGCAAGTGGCCGGGCAAACTTTCGGCTGATCGGGAATTCGCGCCGCGTCTAAGAATCTCGACCGCGTTTGATCGCCGCGTGTTTGCTCCGACGAAATTGAGGGATCGATGCGCGACACAGACGACATTATTGCAATCGACATTTTCTAGTTTCTTTATACAAGaacttaacactaaccgtaccgagaaccggtcaaatgaccggtattACGACATTGTAGCGGCTTTCTCACGCTGCCCGCGCGTTCCCGCGATAAATAATCGACGTTCAAACCCGAAGCCACCGATGAACATCGAAAAGTgactattttttacattttaacatatttaacactaaaacaaccggacaggtcaaaatgacccattcctgattattctttttacaattattaaaaagatggcagctgtttctctgagaaactattcAAGAATTTGATTtggcaatacacaaactgaattgtaaatcaattaaagtctcaatagacgtGTTCTTAGAGTTAACAGTCTATAgagcaatttcaaaaagtcaatttaattgcttggcagttttagtgttaagtcgGCCACACTTTTCGCCAGGAACATTGTCGCCTTGGACCTCTGAAGGAACGTAGAAACGACACTGTATTATTTACCAGTTCAACTATTGAATGAAAGCTTGTGAATTTAACGTCGTCTAACCATCCTTAAAAATTCAGCGCGAATTCCGTCAATTCGACGTTCGGGCACATACAACCGGATTTAAAATAGGTTTCTTTAcgtatatgtaattttaatatcaatgcctatattgtccgattactaagtttttcaattcttgcctttccttttgttttcacTACGGAACATTTattatctaacttgtttacgtttattttacagcccgttatttgactggttacagcAGGCAAAGTGGTACGATTAGCATTAAAGAGCTATCGAGGACCCAGGTGACTCACAATTCAGTTAAATTCGCTTGGTAACTCCTCGAGAAAGGATCCCTCGCCTTTCGAATAATTCGAAAAAGAGGAATCAGTAACTTTGACTTACCCGGTAGTTCCGGCGTTAACTCTACTTATCGCGCGTACCTTTAACTACTGCAGCCCGAGCGAATCCGAGACGAAACTTGGAGGGAAGTTTGAAACTAACGTGCCAAAATATCCGACTTTAGCGTCGGACGCGTCGAAATTCGACCGGTTTCCTGCCGGAATGCCGGCTCCGCTCGCGAACCGTCTCGAAATTGATAGGTTTCGCGTGGAAAGAAGCCGAGTCCCTTCGGCTCGCGTTCACAGTGAAGATACAAGGCGAGATAGGAGTCGATCAATCAGCCGAGTACACAATAGCCGGGGTCCTCGACAGTTCTTCGAGTGGCCGCCCGACTGGTTGAAACGGAGGCATAAAATCGAACTGTTTACTCTTGACGGAAGCGCGGAGCGGAGCACCGCAACGGTGGTTTTTCAGGGCTCAGCCGAGGACTCCAATCAAGTCGAAGAGTCCCACGGGGCATTGCGGTTGGTACTTCGAGCAGCCTCCATTACGTCCGGCCACTTCAGCTTGAAGAATGTCCTGCGGCAGTTCCTCGTGTCGCGAGCTCGTCGGTCTGAAAACAACGCGCGCACCGTACATACgtctatatatatacacacacgagGATGCCGCGTGGTTATGCGGCGCACATGCATACGTACGAGTACATCCGGACGATAATAAGGGGGCTTTCTCTTGCCACGATACGGGGCCAGGGTAACGAGCACCGCGTATCGCGGGACGACTCCGTTAACGAACGGCCATTAAGTCGCCGTCACGAGACGTTTCTTTTTCTGGCCAATTTAAGGTCAGCCCCGGTATTATTCGAGAATCGAGAGGGCTTCGAGACGTCGGGGTTGGGTGCAGACAGTCGATTGAATAGGGGAAAGATCAAATTCTATGGACATCGCGCTGCGATTCAGGCGTGCCGATTTTCCGTTCGGTTTCTTTCGTTGTTGCGCTCGCGTTGAAGCCGACGAGGTTCAATTTGGAAAAGGGACATTGGGCAATTTGTGTTTTGGTCAGTGGAATTGTCATACAATATATTCGGAAGCTACAGAAAGAAAAgatttctgacctagaaaagtGAAGAGGCGAGTAAATGCTTTAATAAttgagaagaatatttattccattagcatttacgaaaattagaaaatattcaccGATGGAATTAATCGCGTTGGCTTTTGAGCGATTCAATGAACTTTTCGCGATTGAAAATTCCTCGGTAGAGATATTTAACGATTCACGATGAGATGCAGACGAgattccttgaaactaattaatgagagagCATAGAGAGGTTAaggaaagctattttgtttcaatatttcacgtgtcgatATGCCATACGAAACTTAATGTAGCACATaagactttgtaattttgttatatcgaatcaagcgaTGGccgagagtcatctctcgagcgCGAAAGATCTTTAGCGAATTTCAGGTCAGCCGATGAGCTGAAAACCTCTTAGAATTCAATACGCCCTTTCCAGTTAAAGGTATAAACGTAATCGAGGATTCGCGGCGAGCTGGGGCCAGAAAATTGGATGGAAATAAACAGAATTTTTCCGCGTTCCTTCTTTCGTTTACTTCTTTCTTCGGTTATCGTTAATCCGATCATCGCTCCACGATTTCATTGAGGTTAGCGGATGATTGCGCGAGACCGATAGCTCCCGGCGAACACGGGCGTATCCCACGGTAGTAAAAAGGTCTCGGGAACCGTCGACACTTCCGACGCGTTTTTACGTCGAGCCTTCGACCCGTGTTTCGAATCGAATCAAGAAAATTCGAGAGATAGAAACCGTGCGAGCTCGAGCGCCGGTGCGAATGAACGCGTCCCGCAGCTTCTGTCTTCCTTCCTCCTTTCTGCTTTATTGCAGAAAAGGTTCCGCTCCAGGGATACGCCCGCGAAAAACAATACGATTTCGTTATCAGAGCGTGCCGCGTTGCTTAAAAAACACCTGACCCGTGAACACGCGCGCGAGACAGACAAAGAGgatgcgagagagagagagagagggggggggggggagaaagagGAGAGGATAGAACAGAGTATTCCTCCGTTAGTCGCAAAATTCGTTCCTCCTCTGGACCCGGTTCCAAAAGGGGAACGAACGGCTATCCGCGAGAACAAATGTTTGCCAGAACAATTTTGAGAATCCCTCTTTTCTCTAGAGAAACGCCGATCCTTTAGGGTGGCCGCAATAATTACTCCGCGAGTGCGTCCGCGCGGCCCTCGCGTCCGTTTATTCGCCGACTTCATTTACCGGCCGTATGTTTCagcaaatttgaaatttcatcaaGTAATTCACGGGATCCGGAATTCAACAGAGATTTCGTTTACTCTGTCCGAAGAACTTATCAACCCGCTCGGATGGGATAAAAATCGCGATAAACTTCGTGAATCTTTCCGCCGCGGTGGATGCCGGGTATGTATTCGGGTGTCCTATATGAAAATGCATAAAACGCCAACCACTCGGAGCTGCGACGAGGGTTCCGGGGCCGCGATAACTCGCCGCGTGTGCGGTGAAAGGGCAAATAAGCTGTCCCAATGATTTTTTCATATCCTCTTAGCCAGTTCTATTCCCTCAAATTACCCGTGAGACTGGCCGGAAGAGATCCCCGGAAGGACAACGCGTCCTGCGCTCGTCTCCGCGCGATAATAACTTCAACGGCAAAACAAACCtcatttgcaatttttattttcctcgcaAAACCCATTTCGTCCACCTTATCGTTCTCCTTCTGTCTATCTTCCTctgcctttctctttctctcttacacAAACACACAGACACCCAAACACACACACCGTTTCCCTTCCACTCTTTCCATCTCGCTGCGCGCTCCTCGTTCTCTTTTCCCGGCGCACTCGGTTGAAGCGCGGTTTTCCTTTCATGAATCACCGCGGGTTCCTTTCCCGTCGAGGAAACTTTGAGAACTAAGGTTCTTTCTAAGGCtcgcaataataatttaacgcGTAGCGTCTGTATCGCGATGGCTCGCGCGCCGCAGCCGTGTAAGTGAAAAACTGAATAGAGATCCCGGCCCATCGCGTCGGGTGATCGATTCGAGGGAGTGCTTCCGGAAGTCTGAAAATCGGCCGAAGTCAAACAACGCTTCTTTGCCTTCGCCGGTGAACAAAGGGAGCCGCGTGTTTGACGTGCGTAAACCACGGATGTCGAAACTTTCCGCTTATCCGACGAGGGTAGACTCTACGAAGAAAAAGTTGTCTCGAAGCCTATGTGGCAAGCGTTCGCTGCAGCCTCCGTGATCTGCTTTTGTCAATTGAATCTCCGATACCTATATCCGCAACCTGTACAATGTTGTAACTTGTAGTCGCTCGATGCTTCCGAGAGCGAGTTCATTGGAGCTGTCTCCGTCATCGACGCTCCGTGGAGTACTGTACAGAATCGTTGTCCCGTACTTTACGCCTGTGTCCCATTAGGAAACGTTGAATACGTCCGACGAAAGACTTCCCAGGAGGAACGGATGTGGAATCCTGCGGGACCTCGAAATTACTTATCGCGGGACGCGCGGGCGACCCAAAAACACGGGGAAAGAAGGTTCTCGACGGTTCCGGCGGTGATACGCGTTCCCTGGCAGGCAGGCCGGTCCATTTTCTACCTCGTAGCTGAGAAACCGCTCGGAAATTCCCCGACGAGGAGGATATAGGACGTCGTCGACGCGGAGGACGACGACAATGCGCCGTCACGGGCCGCCCGCGGGTCCTCTTTTTTTATTCATACGTCCCTGGCTCGAGAGTTTATCCACCCacgctcggcgcggcgcgcgtgcgCGCGAACGGAGACCGGCGACACGCCGAGGGAGGAGCGAGGAAAGCTAAACCAAATTTGCTTTTCCACACGGCCCCTGTGTATCTACTCCAATTTGCGCCGCCTTCGACCGGCCGAAAAAAGGTCTCCGGCTGGAACTTCTTCCACGGCAGTggtgcgcgccgcgcgaaaggaGGTCGCGCCGGCCAAATTTCCAGCCGAGTCCTTTTCCCGCGTTTACTCTTACCGCGAACAATGCCTCTCGCTTCGGTCGTACACCCGCAGTTGTGATGAGAACGCGGGGGTTACTTTTCGAGAACTGGTCGCTGGAGACACTGTGGTCGTGTCGGTTAGAGGAAGAAGCTAAGACCATTGGGTCTTATTCCAAGGACCCAATATACTAGATATACTAGAGTTCACGGTTAATAAGAATCGCGTCAGTATTCCGCGAGCATGCGATCAGAATACTTCATCTTTCGATAGAAGGATTTAGTCCTAAACGAAATCTCGCAGGTGCACGAATCGTTTAGCAATTATACCGCGCATTGCGCTCGTTAAGAGTAACGACGAGTAACGTAGTCTATGTAGCGTATTAAGAAACGCAAAAGGAACTTACGTGAAGATCACGTGCAGAATGTCACCGATGAGCCCGTTATGTCTCAGGGAATGCTCCGAAGTTTCGCAAATTGCCCTCAGCAGACACTCGTGACCCTGATACCCGTAGCTGCGCAGAAAGCGGGGAGGCAaagcgaaaaataaaataagaccGTCTCTGACCCACTGCGACTTCTAGGTCAGCCGGTGTACGTGTGTCTATACGTTTCTGTACGCGTAACAGTTTCGCTGGTCCGCTCGTTCCGCGCGAACGCCGGCAGACCGCGGTCTCGAACGTCGTCTAAGGAGAATGCTAACCCGGAAAGAGGCTTGAGAAGGCGACTCGCAAATTCACCTGATAAACTTGTTCGCCACAGCCTGATAAACGGTGGCCCGGTCCAGGCTCCTCCTTTTCCTCCTCGCCCGTTCAATTTCCGTCCAGGGAAGCTCGTCGCTAGCGTTCGTCGGCAGCGTGTAAGTGGCCTCGAAGAAGTTCGCCAGAGAAATCGATTTGTATGGATCCTCCAGCGGCACCGCCAACGCGAAGAACAGCTGAAACGAACGAGCGCGCGATCgcttttaaccctaatcgtaccacgtatTTTTTagaactgttgaatatttatttgctgaAATAAACACAACAGGGTTTGAAACTAAGTATACATTTATTAGTATGTATTTTAACCtcctgccctatgatttctttctcaactctgatcgatacggttactttgtcattaataatttattggagaaagagaaaactgTCGATATCTTCTATGTTACGttagaaaagtaaaatttactttgaattcgaatgagttgagtaatattcatattggttaaatcatgttgaaaatcttcaccgagAGTCTGACATATTGTTATAAGGCTGTTCGTTGCTTGAGCGTTTACTGTGAACTGCCGAACGACACGAAAAAAAGACGCTCAGCAAGCGCAATAAAAATGGTTGTCCTCAGGAAAACAACTGACTCCTGCGAGGGAGAGGACAGCACCAACGGATGCACCTTTCTCACcattcaaaatatattcaatgctCACTCTCAACAAtgacgaatcataccacgatgtgactttcagttacttatgagaataaaggaatgattaaaatgtcagTGTTTTTCTTTATAGGGCCCGTTACATTCGACATACTTTTCTCGAATCATAAACCAATCAGCGAAGCGACCTAAGATAATCTTGTAATCACATACCAGGTACACGAGCACTCCGAAATCTTGCTAATTTTTATGATGGTCATCATAAAATACTTTGATGCCACGTGTGACGCAGCCACAAGCCGTCACCGTGAAAAATCCGTAACCGTAAAGaccaaatgaataattataatttacgatGACGACGAAGCGAACCTAGACTTTTGACAATTTCCCACTTTAAGACGCGAAATAGACGCACTCTCGACCAATAACGAAACACAACTTTCCTTCACACGAAAATGCAACTGACCAATTCCAGAAAACCCAAGTTCACATAAAACATGACGCTACGAGAATCAGGAGAATGCTACGAACCACAAGACATAACTCCGCAAACCCGCTATTTTCACAAACGTTGAAACTTCGAAATCggtgtaattatattaaagcATTACTTTTATACCAACGATTCGTGTGTCATTCTCCGATAGAGACAAGAACCTAACCGTTTACACGGAAATCCTTTCGTGCGTTATGACAATGTAACAGGGCCAAAACTTTAAAAACCcaaaaaaatgatataataaaaaagttaaaataaaaagttcaaacgTGACTAATAGTCACATCATGgcccgattagggttaaacctTGCTACTTGAGCCCGGCTACCGAAGCTTCGCTAAACGCTTTTCGCATACCAGAGGTTGTTCTACGCGGAAAAGTAATTCGGAAGCGTAGAATAACATTTTCTCGTGGTTCGCCTAGTCCCAGGAGCGACTTGGAATTTCGCCGGAAGTGGAAATAGTAGAGCAATGGTCGGACGGGCCAACCGTTTCGACTGTGTCTGATTTTATTTCGTGTTCCTTGTTGTCGTTGCTTAAATCAATTATGCCTATGCTCTTCAGgcgaatagaaataaaattaggCTGTCCTATAAGTTTATTTCGTGGTCTAGTTGTAATATTTCGTTTGGCAGAAATGGAAAGATGACACTGCGAGGCTTTTGAGGAAAGGAGAGAAGATGGGATCAGTATGATGAGAAGGTAGAATAGATCGGAGTTACGTAATAAGATATAAAATGTGCATTgattatatcaataaaataaaggtaCTTTTGGGACAAGCTAATAGTAATGACATATACTACGAGATTTTAGTTAGAAACGGaaagattcatttttttttacataaagagGAACGGTAATAGTGGTACTTTTGGCACAACCTAATAATAGTGATATACACTGCGAGATTTTAGTTAGAAACGCGaagattcatttttttttagattAAAAGGAACAGTAATAACATACATGTTACGGAGTTCTAGTTACGAGAAAAATAATCAACAGCAATTGCGTCAGAAAGATGAATTAAGATCGACCGATCGCGCTGGAGTCGGTTTACTCGTAATAGTAAAAGTTTCAGGACGAAAGGGAACTCGCGTTCGTACTTACGCCACTGGTGCTCTCCTCCG includes:
- the LOC116431986 gene encoding uncharacterized protein LOC116431986 translates to MGSLVTTKLLAFNLVLILCQAYSKSSNSELAEILRRPIRALTFPEESTSGLFFALAVPLEDPYKSISLANFFEATYTLPTNASDELPWTEIERARRKRRSLDRATVYQAVANKFISYGYQGHECLLRAICETSEHSLRHNGLIGDILHVIFTPTSSRHEELPQDILQAEVAGRNGGCSKYQPQCPVGLFDLIGVLG